One segment of Theobroma cacao cultivar B97-61/B2 chromosome 9, Criollo_cocoa_genome_V2, whole genome shotgun sequence DNA contains the following:
- the LOC18587774 gene encoding uncharacterized protein LOC18587774 isoform X1, whose protein sequence is MMQRRSPPKHRHDGTSPLPLGMDWSPPPRKWNGRETVWPHDPRTGWSYCVTIPSWIFLPKSRDSDPVVFYRVQVGIQSPEGVTTTRGVLRRFNDFLKLFTDLKKTFPKKSLPPAPPKGLMRLKSRTLLEERRCSLEEWMTKLLSDIDLSRSVTVASFLELEAAARSSFQEVNDHSSEANVAGNNTISSLEIPPSSSISHLAGSSSITSDYGSDTAYETSELGTPRLGRDDSSEIGLGDLTLDEDLTGSIEKFVKYGMSNIDEGLFMGQTILEQLEDFPKHKSHTRNINNTLGKDTCNGNGSRVSFLAGNGLELFSETEPAKMAGHTRKLSTESVGSDVSSLRGSDMSNSGIPNLSVDGSLDLPGTAEVLCTMGTLGNSVSQFSGDTQIVIPLDQRHKMNRVLLTMQRRLVTAKTDMEDLIARLNQEIAVKGYLKTKVKDLEVELESTKQKNKENLQQAILIERERFTQVQWEMEELRRKSLEMELKLNPKQDEKQITETIIRSADEEKDAMLQELNATKEQLKNISRQYEELEAKSKADIKLLVKEVKSLRKCQKQLKQEAGQSLSEKSEAEVQLQQERQFSKHVRTARENLLNECRHLHDRLLQCTVNLSADDDENLIKNYSLVEDALDLLTTSDDKITTLLAEAQLLAQEGSTAADDHYDTRIDDELRKIIADIFTDNAKLRKQVNSLIRHRLKCDIMSKNNDKELNKSSER, encoded by the exons AATGGGAGGGAAACTGTTTGGCCACATGATCCTCGAACTGGATGGAGTTATTGTGTTACAATACCTTCTTGGATTTTCCTTCCAAAATCAAGAGATTCAGATCCTGTAGTG TTTTACAGGGTACAGGTTGGGATACAATCACCAGAGGGTGTTACAACTACACGTGGAGTATTGAGAagatttaatgattttttgaaGCTATTTACTGAT CTAAAAAAGACATTTCCCAAGAAAAGTCTTCCCCCTGCTCCACCCAAGGGGCTGATGCGTTTGAAAAGCAGAACACTGTTGGAAGAG AGAAGGTGTTCGTTGGAGGAGTGGATGACAAAGCTGTTATCTGACATTGATTTGTCAAGAAGTGTCACAGTTGCATCCTTTCTTGAACTAGAAGCTGCTGCGAGGTCTT CATTCCAAGAGGTAAACGATCACTCTTCGGAAGCAAATGTTGCTGGAAATAACACAATTTCATCACTTGAAATTCCTCCCAGTTCAAGCATATCTCATCTTGCTGGTAGTTCATCAATCACATCAGATTATGGTAGTGATACTGCTTATGAGACCTCTGAGCTTGGGACTCCAAGGTTAGGGAGAGATGACAGTTCTGAAATTGGTTTGGGAGATCTGACATTGGATGAAGATTTGACAGGTTCAATagaaaaatttgttaagtATGGTATGTCAAATATTGATGAGGGACTATTTATGGGACAGACAATTTTGGAGCAGCTTGAAGATTTTCCAAAGCATAAATCACACACCAGAAACATCAATAATACTCTGGGGAAAGATACTTGTAATGGAAATGGGTCTAGAGTTTCATTTCTTGCTGGTAATGGGTTGGAACTTTTTTCTGAGACAGAGCCAGCTAAGATGGCTGGTCATACTCGAAAGCTATCAACTGAAAGTGTTGGAAGTGATGTGAGCTCTTTGAGAGGTAGTGACATGTCCAACTCTGGGATTCCAAACTTATCTGTTGATGGCTCTCTTGACCTTCCTGGAACTGCAGAAGTACTATGTACCATGGGAACTCTTGGAAACTCTGTTTCTCAGTTTTCAGGTGATACCCAAATAGTTATTCCATTGGATCAGCGTCATAAGATGAATAGGGTTCTTTTGACCATGCAGCGGAGACTTGTCACTGCAAAAACTGATATGGAGGATCTCATAGCAAGATTGAATCAAGAAATAGCAGTGAAAGGTTATCTTAAGACAAAG GTTAAGGATTTGGAAGTGGAACTTGAAAGCACCaaacagaaaaataaagaaaacctGCAGCAAGCTATCCTGATTGAAAGAGAAAGGTTTACTCAAGTGCAGTGGGAAATGGAAGAACTTCGACGGAAGTCATTGGAAATGGAGTTGAAGTTGAATCCTAAACAG GATGAGAAGCAAATAACAGAGACAATTATTCGGTCTGCTGATGAGGAGAAAGATGCAATGCTGCAAGAGTTAAATGCTACTAAGGAGCAGCTGAAGAATATATCAAGGCAGTATGAAGAGCTAGAGGCAAAATCAAAAGCAGATATTAAACTTCTTGTTAAAGAGGTTAAGTCTCTTCGGAAATGCCAAAAACAACTGAAGCAGGAGGCTGGTCAATCACTGTCAGAAAAATCTGAAGCTGAG GTACAACTACAACAGGAAAGACAATTCAGCAAGCATGTAAGAACTGCTAGAGAAAACCTGTTAAATGAATGCCGGCATCTTCACGACCGACTTCTCCAATGCACTGTGAATTTGTCCGcagatgatgatgaaaatttaatcAAGAATTATTCCTTAGTTGAAGATGCATTGGATTTGTTGACTACATCTGATGATAAAATCACCACCCTACTTGCAGAG GCACAACTATTAGCCCAGGAAGGTAGCACTGCTGCTGACGACCACTACGATACAAGAATAGATGATGAGTTGAGGAAGATCATAGCAGACATCTTCACCGACAACGCTAAATTAAGAAAGCAGGTGAATTCTCTCATACGGCATAGACTCAAATGTGATATCATGTCAAAGAATAATGATAAGGAATTAAACAAGTCCTCAGAAAGATGA
- the LOC18587774 gene encoding uncharacterized protein LOC18587774 isoform X2: MRLKSRTLLEERRCSLEEWMTKLLSDIDLSRSVTVASFLELEAAARSSFQEVNDHSSEANVAGNNTISSLEIPPSSSISHLAGSSSITSDYGSDTAYETSELGTPRLGRDDSSEIGLGDLTLDEDLTGSIEKFVKYGMSNIDEGLFMGQTILEQLEDFPKHKSHTRNINNTLGKDTCNGNGSRVSFLAGNGLELFSETEPAKMAGHTRKLSTESVGSDVSSLRGSDMSNSGIPNLSVDGSLDLPGTAEVLCTMGTLGNSVSQFSGDTQIVIPLDQRHKMNRVLLTMQRRLVTAKTDMEDLIARLNQEIAVKGYLKTKVKDLEVELESTKQKNKENLQQAILIERERFTQVQWEMEELRRKSLEMELKLNPKQDEKQITETIIRSADEEKDAMLQELNATKEQLKNISRQYEELEAKSKADIKLLVKEVKSLRKCQKQLKQEAGQSLSEKSEAEVQLQQERQFSKHVRTARENLLNECRHLHDRLLQCTVNLSADDDENLIKNYSLVEDALDLLTTSDDKITTLLAEAQLLAQEGSTAADDHYDTRIDDELRKIIADIFTDNAKLRKQVNSLIRHRLKCDIMSKNNDKELNKSSER; this comes from the exons ATGCGTTTGAAAAGCAGAACACTGTTGGAAGAG AGAAGGTGTTCGTTGGAGGAGTGGATGACAAAGCTGTTATCTGACATTGATTTGTCAAGAAGTGTCACAGTTGCATCCTTTCTTGAACTAGAAGCTGCTGCGAGGTCTT CATTCCAAGAGGTAAACGATCACTCTTCGGAAGCAAATGTTGCTGGAAATAACACAATTTCATCACTTGAAATTCCTCCCAGTTCAAGCATATCTCATCTTGCTGGTAGTTCATCAATCACATCAGATTATGGTAGTGATACTGCTTATGAGACCTCTGAGCTTGGGACTCCAAGGTTAGGGAGAGATGACAGTTCTGAAATTGGTTTGGGAGATCTGACATTGGATGAAGATTTGACAGGTTCAATagaaaaatttgttaagtATGGTATGTCAAATATTGATGAGGGACTATTTATGGGACAGACAATTTTGGAGCAGCTTGAAGATTTTCCAAAGCATAAATCACACACCAGAAACATCAATAATACTCTGGGGAAAGATACTTGTAATGGAAATGGGTCTAGAGTTTCATTTCTTGCTGGTAATGGGTTGGAACTTTTTTCTGAGACAGAGCCAGCTAAGATGGCTGGTCATACTCGAAAGCTATCAACTGAAAGTGTTGGAAGTGATGTGAGCTCTTTGAGAGGTAGTGACATGTCCAACTCTGGGATTCCAAACTTATCTGTTGATGGCTCTCTTGACCTTCCTGGAACTGCAGAAGTACTATGTACCATGGGAACTCTTGGAAACTCTGTTTCTCAGTTTTCAGGTGATACCCAAATAGTTATTCCATTGGATCAGCGTCATAAGATGAATAGGGTTCTTTTGACCATGCAGCGGAGACTTGTCACTGCAAAAACTGATATGGAGGATCTCATAGCAAGATTGAATCAAGAAATAGCAGTGAAAGGTTATCTTAAGACAAAG GTTAAGGATTTGGAAGTGGAACTTGAAAGCACCaaacagaaaaataaagaaaacctGCAGCAAGCTATCCTGATTGAAAGAGAAAGGTTTACTCAAGTGCAGTGGGAAATGGAAGAACTTCGACGGAAGTCATTGGAAATGGAGTTGAAGTTGAATCCTAAACAG GATGAGAAGCAAATAACAGAGACAATTATTCGGTCTGCTGATGAGGAGAAAGATGCAATGCTGCAAGAGTTAAATGCTACTAAGGAGCAGCTGAAGAATATATCAAGGCAGTATGAAGAGCTAGAGGCAAAATCAAAAGCAGATATTAAACTTCTTGTTAAAGAGGTTAAGTCTCTTCGGAAATGCCAAAAACAACTGAAGCAGGAGGCTGGTCAATCACTGTCAGAAAAATCTGAAGCTGAG GTACAACTACAACAGGAAAGACAATTCAGCAAGCATGTAAGAACTGCTAGAGAAAACCTGTTAAATGAATGCCGGCATCTTCACGACCGACTTCTCCAATGCACTGTGAATTTGTCCGcagatgatgatgaaaatttaatcAAGAATTATTCCTTAGTTGAAGATGCATTGGATTTGTTGACTACATCTGATGATAAAATCACCACCCTACTTGCAGAG GCACAACTATTAGCCCAGGAAGGTAGCACTGCTGCTGACGACCACTACGATACAAGAATAGATGATGAGTTGAGGAAGATCATAGCAGACATCTTCACCGACAACGCTAAATTAAGAAAGCAGGTGAATTCTCTCATACGGCATAGACTCAAATGTGATATCATGTCAAAGAATAATGATAAGGAATTAAACAAGTCCTCAGAAAGATGA
- the LOC18587774 gene encoding uncharacterized protein LOC18587774 isoform X3, giving the protein MTKLLSDIDLSRSVTVASFLELEAAARSSFQEVNDHSSEANVAGNNTISSLEIPPSSSISHLAGSSSITSDYGSDTAYETSELGTPRLGRDDSSEIGLGDLTLDEDLTGSIEKFVKYGMSNIDEGLFMGQTILEQLEDFPKHKSHTRNINNTLGKDTCNGNGSRVSFLAGNGLELFSETEPAKMAGHTRKLSTESVGSDVSSLRGSDMSNSGIPNLSVDGSLDLPGTAEVLCTMGTLGNSVSQFSGDTQIVIPLDQRHKMNRVLLTMQRRLVTAKTDMEDLIARLNQEIAVKGYLKTKVKDLEVELESTKQKNKENLQQAILIERERFTQVQWEMEELRRKSLEMELKLNPKQDEKQITETIIRSADEEKDAMLQELNATKEQLKNISRQYEELEAKSKADIKLLVKEVKSLRKCQKQLKQEAGQSLSEKSEAEVQLQQERQFSKHVRTARENLLNECRHLHDRLLQCTVNLSADDDENLIKNYSLVEDALDLLTTSDDKITTLLAEAQLLAQEGSTAADDHYDTRIDDELRKIIADIFTDNAKLRKQVNSLIRHRLKCDIMSKNNDKELNKSSER; this is encoded by the exons ATGACAAAGCTGTTATCTGACATTGATTTGTCAAGAAGTGTCACAGTTGCATCCTTTCTTGAACTAGAAGCTGCTGCGAGGTCTT CATTCCAAGAGGTAAACGATCACTCTTCGGAAGCAAATGTTGCTGGAAATAACACAATTTCATCACTTGAAATTCCTCCCAGTTCAAGCATATCTCATCTTGCTGGTAGTTCATCAATCACATCAGATTATGGTAGTGATACTGCTTATGAGACCTCTGAGCTTGGGACTCCAAGGTTAGGGAGAGATGACAGTTCTGAAATTGGTTTGGGAGATCTGACATTGGATGAAGATTTGACAGGTTCAATagaaaaatttgttaagtATGGTATGTCAAATATTGATGAGGGACTATTTATGGGACAGACAATTTTGGAGCAGCTTGAAGATTTTCCAAAGCATAAATCACACACCAGAAACATCAATAATACTCTGGGGAAAGATACTTGTAATGGAAATGGGTCTAGAGTTTCATTTCTTGCTGGTAATGGGTTGGAACTTTTTTCTGAGACAGAGCCAGCTAAGATGGCTGGTCATACTCGAAAGCTATCAACTGAAAGTGTTGGAAGTGATGTGAGCTCTTTGAGAGGTAGTGACATGTCCAACTCTGGGATTCCAAACTTATCTGTTGATGGCTCTCTTGACCTTCCTGGAACTGCAGAAGTACTATGTACCATGGGAACTCTTGGAAACTCTGTTTCTCAGTTTTCAGGTGATACCCAAATAGTTATTCCATTGGATCAGCGTCATAAGATGAATAGGGTTCTTTTGACCATGCAGCGGAGACTTGTCACTGCAAAAACTGATATGGAGGATCTCATAGCAAGATTGAATCAAGAAATAGCAGTGAAAGGTTATCTTAAGACAAAG GTTAAGGATTTGGAAGTGGAACTTGAAAGCACCaaacagaaaaataaagaaaacctGCAGCAAGCTATCCTGATTGAAAGAGAAAGGTTTACTCAAGTGCAGTGGGAAATGGAAGAACTTCGACGGAAGTCATTGGAAATGGAGTTGAAGTTGAATCCTAAACAG GATGAGAAGCAAATAACAGAGACAATTATTCGGTCTGCTGATGAGGAGAAAGATGCAATGCTGCAAGAGTTAAATGCTACTAAGGAGCAGCTGAAGAATATATCAAGGCAGTATGAAGAGCTAGAGGCAAAATCAAAAGCAGATATTAAACTTCTTGTTAAAGAGGTTAAGTCTCTTCGGAAATGCCAAAAACAACTGAAGCAGGAGGCTGGTCAATCACTGTCAGAAAAATCTGAAGCTGAG GTACAACTACAACAGGAAAGACAATTCAGCAAGCATGTAAGAACTGCTAGAGAAAACCTGTTAAATGAATGCCGGCATCTTCACGACCGACTTCTCCAATGCACTGTGAATTTGTCCGcagatgatgatgaaaatttaatcAAGAATTATTCCTTAGTTGAAGATGCATTGGATTTGTTGACTACATCTGATGATAAAATCACCACCCTACTTGCAGAG GCACAACTATTAGCCCAGGAAGGTAGCACTGCTGCTGACGACCACTACGATACAAGAATAGATGATGAGTTGAGGAAGATCATAGCAGACATCTTCACCGACAACGCTAAATTAAGAAAGCAGGTGAATTCTCTCATACGGCATAGACTCAAATGTGATATCATGTCAAAGAATAATGATAAGGAATTAAACAAGTCCTCAGAAAGATGA
- the LOC18587775 gene encoding adenine phosphoribosyltransferase 5, translating to MFAAENGLKGDPRLQAISDAIRVVPHFPKQGIMFQDITTLLLDHKAFKDTVDIFVDRYRDMGVSVVAGVEARGFMFGPSIALAIGAKFVPLRKPKKLPGEVIAEAYELEYGTDCLEMHVEAVHPGERAIVIDDLVATGGTLSAAIRLLERVGAEVVECACVIGLREVQGQRRLDGKPLYILVEPREVDGCY from the exons atgttTGCAGCGGAGAACGGACTGAAAGGAGACCCAAGGCTTCAAGCCATATCTGATGCCATTAGGGTGGTTCCTCACTTCCCAAaacaag GGATTATGTTCCAGGACATAACAACGTTGTTGCTGGATCACAAGGCGTTCAAGGATACCGTCGACATCTTTGTCGATCGCTACAGAGACATGGGTGTTTCTGTCGTTGCTG GAGTTGAAGCCAGAGGATTCATGTTTGGTCCATCCATTGCCTTGGCCATTGGTGCAAAGTTTGTTCCTCTTCGGAAACCCAAAAAGTTACCAG gTGAAGTAATTGCTGAAGCTTACGAGCTGGAGTATGGAACTGACTGTTTGGAGATGCACGTTGAAGCTGTTCACCCGGGAGAACGTGCTATAGTAATCGATGACCTGGTAGCAACAGGGGGAACTCTGTCAGCAGCCATACGACTCCTAG AACGTGTTGGAGCTGAAGTGGTTGAATGCGCTTGCGTTATCGGGCTCCGCGAGGTCCAG GGACAGCGTAGGCTCGATGGAAAGCCGCTTTATATTCTTGTGGAGCCACGTGAAGTAGATGGCTGTTATTAA
- the LOC18587776 gene encoding putative leucine-rich repeat-containing protein DDB_G0290503 yields the protein MGFSAALRPNLSVTSSLHCSKLSSRPTRDWKQKRLPLLAVTKRRGYSLFIVKSIINSSKSSVNDNGATEPARILLERLFAQSQKLEQGMSRDGQPPKDFHLFLNLETLESDLQAALTALKQKEDDLQDAERMVVLEQSQLTRAKDELEQREKEIAAASSKREKLEEELKQANLAFASQVGQIEDLKLQLKERDKEIAAAQSALSVKEDEMDRMRNEMVKKSEEAAKIESELKSKSQLLNEANEVLKKQKIELQGLKEAIREKDKQLETSMTLRKLEEEKLKAAEAKLQQQTMEWLLAQEELKKLAEEASRHTGEANETFEDFRRVKQLLSDVRSQLVSSQKSLASSRQQMAQQEQLLEKQLEELEEQKRSVASYMESLKNAQIEVESERVKLRVVDARNKELERDLSVERELIEELQEELKKEKSSLQQAIQDVSFLRQNLEQKNAEFGEMSNVLQSKEADLVEAKLEIQHLKSERASLQLILEEKDLELSNARKNLEQVNQEIVELKMLMSSRENQLIQAAALLKEKDEHVQKVQDELNDTKIKFSEAETVIERIAELTNRLVSSAKDEDNNVLRPVDDVSHELMHQLVDRPNDFRLQKKQLETELKSTKESLKVKEMEVLAAQRALTIKDEELKMVLGRLEAREKEVQRLKEEMVEDANDLKKLYALAQERIGEISIGDLAIEKLQLEAAQLEIEAATSALQKLAEMSRELLNKASMSVEADSDTSIFVQRSSDPMLSMIENNECFTEVQTGLARLSALTEQLVKDAGIVGAQLQS from the exons ATGGGCTTCTCCGCTGCTCTTCGTCCCAATCTTTCAGTTACCTCTTCTCTTCATTGTAGCAAG TTATCCTCGCGGCCAACGCGTGATTGGAAACAGAAGAGGCTACCTCTTTTGGCAGTGACAAAAAGAAGAGGCTATTCTCTGTTTATTGTCAAATCTATCATAAATAGCAGCAAGTCAAGCGTTAATGACAATGGGGCAACTGAACCTGCGAGAATTCTTCTTGAGAGATTGTTTGCACAGTCCCAGAAACTTGAACAAGGAATGAGTAGAGATGGTCAACCGCCTAAGGATTTTCACCTGTTTCTTAACCTTGAGACTCTGGAGTCTGATCTGCAGGCTGCTTTGACAGCCTTAAAGCAAAAGGAAGATGATCTACAGGATGCGGAAAGAATGGTTGTATTGGAACAAAGTCAACTAACCCGTGCAAAGGACGAGTTGGAGCAACGGGAGAAAGAAATTGCTGCTGCATCTTCTAAGCGTGAAAAGCTGGAAGAGGAGCTAAAGCAGGCAAATCTTGCATTTGCTTCTCAAGTCGGTCAGATAGAAGATTTGAAGCTTCAGCTTAAAGAACGAGACAAAGAGATTGCTGCTGCACAATCGGCACTCTCTGTGAAAGAAGATGAAATGGATAGAATGAGGAATGAAATGGTGAAGAAGAGCGAGGAAGCTGCCAAGATTGAATCTGAACTTAAATCCAAGTCTCAGCTCCTGAATGAAGCTAATGAGGttttgaagaaacaaaaaattgagCTTCAAGGACTCAAAGAAGCAATTCGAGAGAAAGATAAGCAGTTAGAAACTTCTATGACTCTTAGGAAACTTGAAGAGGAGAAGCTGAAAGCTGCTGAGGCTAAATTGCAGCAGCAGACAATGGAGTGGCTATTAGCGCAAGAAGAATTGAAGAAACTGGCAGAAGAAGCATCTAGACACACAGGAGAAGCTAATGAAACCTTTGAAGATTTCAGAAGAGTGAAGCAGCTACTTTCTGATGTTAGGTCTCAGTTGGTTTCTTCTCAGAAATCTCTGGCATCGTCCAGGCAGCAAATGGCACAACAAGAACAGTTATTGGAAAAGCAACTTGAAGAGCTTGAAGAACAGAAGAGAAGTGTTGCATCATACAtggaaagtttgaaaaatgccCAGATAGAAGTTgagagtgagagagtgaaGCTTAGGGTTGTGGATGCTCGAAACAAGGAGCTTGAACGGGATTTATCTGTGGAGAGGGAGCTAATAGAAGAGTTACAGGAGGAgttgaagaaagagaaatcttCACTTCAGCAGGCTATCCAGGATGTCTCTTTTCTTCGTCAGAATTTAGAGCAGAAAAATGCTGAGTTTGGTGAAATGAGCAATGTTCTGCAAAGTAAAGAAGCAGATTTGGTGGAGGCTAAGCTCGAAATCCAGCATCTGAAATCTGAGCGGGCTTCACTTCAGCTTATCTTGGAGGAGAAAGATCTGGAACTCTCCAATGCCAGGAAGAATTTAGAGCAAGTAAATCAGGAGATTGTAGAGCTGAAGATGCTTATGAGCAGCAGAGAAAATCAGCTCATTCAAGCGGCTGCTTTATTAAAGGAGAAAGATGAACATGTTCAGAAAGTACAAGATGAGTTGAATGACacaaagataaaattctcTGAAGCTGAAACTGTGATAGAGCGAATTGCAGAACTCACGAACAGACTAGTTAGCTCTGCTaaagatgaagataataaTGTGTTGAGGCCTGTTGATGATGTGAGCCATGAATTAATGCATCAGCTGGTAGATAGACCTAATGATTTCAGATTGCAGAAAAAACAGCTTGAAACAGAACTCAAATCCACCAAAGAGAGCTTAAAAGTTAAAGAAATGGAAGTTCTTGCTGCACAGAGGGCTCTCACAATAAAAGATGAGGAGCTCAAAATGGTTCTTGGGAGGCTGGAggcaagagaaaaagaagtacaAAGGCTGAAGGAAGAAATGGTTGAAGATGCTAATGATCTAAAGAAGCTTTATGCCTTGGCACAAGAGAGAATTGGGGAGATAAGTATTGGTGATTTGGCTATTGAGAAGCTTCAACTTGAGGCAGCTCAACTGGAAATTGAAGCTGCCACTAGCGCTCTTCAGAAACTAGCTGAAATGAGCCGTGAACTCTTGAATAAAGCTAGCATGAGTGTTGAGGCTGATTCTGATACCAGTATCTTCGTGCAACGTAGTTCTGATCCCATGCTTAGCATGATTGAGAACAATGAATGTTTCACTGAGGTTCAAACAGGATTAGCCAGGCTTTCAGCTTTGACAGAGCAGCTGGTGAAAGATGCCGGAATTGTTGGTGCACAACTGCAAAGTTGA